In Bombus pyrosoma isolate SC7728 linkage group LG2, ASM1482585v1, whole genome shotgun sequence, a genomic segment contains:
- the LOC122574449 gene encoding U7 snRNA-associated Sm-like protein LSm10, with the protein MAPDSKEERYFYFNTLAILLKAVQNERTTIDLRNEASVYGIVEHTDAYMNIVMRDCIFTDPRGDSYSYDMFFVQARNIRFVHIPPKIRIIPAIKEQLQHLIVHKKDLTRTKRTFKSKHTEQKQREGLAAVEKILEDRKKAEQRLNENKTN; encoded by the exons ATGGCTCCTGATTCAAAAGAAGAAcggtatttctattttaataccttagccattttattaaaagcagTCCAAAATGAACGTACGACAATAGATCTTCGAAATGAAGCATCAGTTTATGGAATTGTAGAGCACACAGACGC TTACATGAATATTGTAATGAGAGATTGCATCTTCACAGACCCTAGGGGAGACTCGTACAGTTACGACATGTTCTTTGTGCAAGCAAGAAATATCCGATTCGTTCATATTCCACCAAAa ATACGTATTATACCAGCTATCAAGGAACAATTGCAACATTTGATAGTGCATAAGAAGGACCTAACACGTACTAAACGTACATTTAAATCAAAACATACTGAACAAAAACAACGAGAAGGGCTAGCAGCAGTGGagaaaattttagaagatagaaaaaaggCAGAGCAGAGattgaacgaaaataaaactaattaa
- the LOC122574443 gene encoding GPI mannosyltransferase 1 gives MSEFLSFKAHCVLAFIFRITLVFYSNFHDKTFNVPYTDVDYKVFTDAARHMVEGSSPFERDTYRYTPLLAFILTPNIFMTENFGKILFSFIDILVTILIKKIVALQNCNEKLQHMCAFTWLYNPFTIIISTRGNADTMTVLLIMLTLYLYLQDKFILAGLFHALSIHFRLYPIVFSMPMYLSLRDKSYVIPTKNQLKLVLSCVSLIILLTAINYYFYGYKFLYESLIYHIIRKDPKHNFSVYFYMQYLSANQLPNVIKKMFTFLPQLILLLLLSYKYSSKSLLPFAMFTQAMVMVTYNPVLTSQYFFWYLSLLPLCLPRFGLTLRRSLYLCLVWILSQSLWLLAAYLLEFQGLNTFTYIWIASLSFFVVNVKILNDIIVYYKY, from the coding sequence atgagtgaatttttgtcatttaaGGCACACTGTGTATTAGCCTTTATTTTCAGAATAACTTTAGTTTTTTACTCAAATTTTCatgataaaacatttaatgtTCCATATACTGACGTAGATTATAAGGTATTTACCGATGCTGCGAGACACATGGTAGAAGGATCATCGCCGTTTGAACGAgacacatatcgctatacacCATTGTTAGCATTTATTCTAACACCTAATATTTTCATGACTgaaaattttgggaaaatcttattttcctttattgatattttggtaacaattttaataaaaaaaattgtggctctacaaaattgtaatgaaaaattacaacatATGTGTGCCTTTACATGGCTTTATAATccttttacaattataatttcaaccAGAGGGAATGCAGACACTATGACAGTCCTTTTAATTATGCTAACTTTGTATTTGTATCTGCAAGATAAGTTCATTCTAGCAGGTTTATTTCATGCTTTGTCAATTCATTTTAGATTATACCCTATAGTGTTTAGTATGCCTATGTATCTTTCTCTTCGCGATAAAAGTTATGTCATACCAACCAAAAATCAGTTAAAACTGGTACTTAGTTGCgtatcattaataattttgttgacagctataaattattatttctatggttataaatttctttatgaaaGTCTCATCTATCATATCATACGCAAAGATCCCAAACATAacttttctgtttatttttacatgCAATATTTATCTGCTAATCAGCTAcctaacgtaattaaaaaaatgtttactttCTTGCCACAACTGatactactactattattgtcatataaatattcaagcaAGTCTCTCCTGCCATTTGCAATGTTCACACAAGCCATGGTAATGGTGACGTATAATCCAGTACTAACATCACAATACTTTTTTTGGTATTTGTCTCTTTTACCATTGTGTCTCCCGCGCTTTGGATTAACCTTACGTAGATCACTATATTTGTGTCTTGTTTGGATTCTCAGCCAAAGCCTTTGGTTATTGGCTGcttatttattggaatttcaaGGGTTGAATACTTTTACGTATATCTGGATTGCTAGTTTATCTTTTTTCGTTGtcaatgttaaaattttgaaCGACATTATCGTGTACTATAAGTactaa
- the LOC122574422 gene encoding excitatory amino acid transporter-like, producing MSLGKRISGAVAVLRGTSEVKEAQTSCSDEIEKITTVEEEKICPDKKTPLDRLQLVVDWFGENTLLVLTIIGVLVGLVLGFLGRLASPSPQTITLLSFPGELLMRLLKMFILPLIVSSLISGMAQLDPRGSGRMGYRALIYYTVTTILAAIVGIAMVLMIHPGDPRIKTTITAPKADIAKMSTLDAILDIVRNMVPENLVQACFQQVQTTYVTTEVIAIGTNEISQVLQPTLIYKDGTNVMGMIVFCITFGLLAGQIGPRGKLMVDFFVVLNEIIMKFVSIIVMWFSPFGIMCLIAGKIMSINNLTATAQMLGLYMVTVIVGLLIHAIITMPAIFWFITRQNPAVFFKGMMQAWITALGTASSAATLPVTFRCLEENNKIDPRVTRFVVSVGATVNMDGTALYEAVAAIFIAQMNGISLGVGEVITVSLTATLASIGAASIPSAALITMLLVLTALGLPTNDISLLFAVDWMLDRIRTSINVLGDGYGAGIVYHLSKHELEKMDQERKLEGLEMGTPLEDISESCQRESVPAPEESSETKI from the exons ATGTCTCTTGGAAAACGTATATCTGGAGCCGTCGCGGTCCTCAGAGGCACTTCGGAAGTTAAAGAAGCACAAAC GTCATGTTCCGATGAGATCGAGAAAATAACGAccgtggaagaagaaaagatttgCCCCGATAAGAAGACACCGCTTGACAGATTACAACTA GTAGTGGATTGGTTTGGAGAGAACACGCTCTTGGTTCTTACGATCATTGGAGTATTGGTAGGTCTTGTTCTTGGATTTCTTGGTCGATTAGCCAGTCCTTCGCCGCAAACCATTACTCTTCTCAGCTTCCCTGGAGAACTCCTTATGCGACTGTTGAAGATGTTCATTCTGCCACTCATTGTTTCGTCGCTTATCTCCG GAATGGCGCAATTAGACCCTAGGGGTTCGGGAAGAATGGGATATAGAGCATTGATATATTACACCGTAACGACCATCCTTGCGGCCATAGTTGGCATCGCAATGGTGCTTATGATCCACCCCGGTGATCCTAGAATCAAAACCACCATAACCGCGCCTAAGGCGGATATCGCAAAAATGTCTACGTTAGACGCAATTCTCGACATAGTTAG AAACATGGTGCCGGAAAATTTGGTGCAGGCGTGCTTCCAGCAGGTGCAGACCACTTACGTGACGACGGAAGTGATTGCCATAGGAACAAATGAAATCAGTCAAGTTCTCCAGCCAACATTAATATACAAGGATGGAACGAACGTGATGGGAATGATAGTGTTCTGTATTACGTTCGGCCTTCTCGCTGGACAAATCGGACCTCGAGGAAAATTGATGGTCGACTTCTTCGTGGTTCTGAACGAAATAATCATGAAGTTCGTCAGCATTATTGTGATGTG GTTCTCTCCGTTCGGAATCATGTGTTTGATAGCTGGTAAGATAATGTCGATCAACAATTTGACGGCAACTGCTCAGATGTTGGGCCTGTACATGGTGACGGTCATCGTGGGCTTATTGATTCATGCTATAATCACTATGCCAGCGATATTTTGGTTTATAACTCGACAGAATCCTGCCGTGTTCTTCAAGGGTATGATGCAAGCTTGGATTACAGCTTTGGGAACGGCATCAAG CGCTGCAACTTTACCTGTAACTTTCCGATGcctcgaagaaaataataaaatcgatcCACGTGTAACGCGATTCGTAGTCTCAGTCGGGGCTACGGTGAACATGGATGGAACGGCTCTTTATGAAGCGGTTGCTGCGATTTTCATCGCCCAAATGAATGGAATCTCGTTAGGAGTAGGTGAAGTTATAACAGTCAG TCTCACAGCAACCTTGGCCAGTATAGGAGCAGCAAGTATTCCCAGCGCAGCTTTAATTACGATGTTATTAGTGCTCACAGCTTTAGGTTTACCGACGAACgatatttctctattatttGCAGTTGATTGGATGTT GGATCGTATCAGGACCTCGATCAACGTTTTGGGTGACGGGTATGGAGCTGGAATAGTTTATCATTTGAGTAAACATGAACTGGAGAAAATGGATCAAGAAAGGAAATTAGAGGGTCTTGAAATGGGGACACCTCTTGAGGACATTTCAGAGAGTTGTCAACGCGAGAGCGTACCTGCTCCTGAGGAAAGTtccgaaacaaaaatttga
- the LOC122574416 gene encoding periostin-like isoform X1, with translation MFSEIITKIFISLTVFNIVYAYQGNSWWKVDNSQRQGPNVCAVEVNDDISYAYYTESKQWNPRKICGKPTFVRYECCAGYYRVPGYLGCTGVKPLINLIETTRRVGAMKFAKLIESSSFAEELIGGPPLTLFVPSDDAFDHYLKVKGIHQEYDGNRYVNLIANHIIDRRVLSNQWQANLLIPSRLQGNVLRINKFSSGMETVNCHRIIRKDQVATNGVVHVIDGVLDLALAQNSDIIELASRDGRFEIFTKALKNSELGNRIRFSEIPCTIFAPTDQAFHHIPKRQLTDMLENPTALNALIAHHIVTHPVCVPNIISEYHASTMQRQELKLNCGPYGPIVDNVNIRNEMYHGKNGLLYVVDRVLLPDRAKTILDVIKEEGLFKFLEIIKTAELEESLRHLKHFTMFAPSETAMYSLSNQKLVELQRNQKSARNFVLNHIVRGTYFTDEISSNQIARTLEIGVPLRFQVYRGNFGIENALIMKADRECSNGVLHVISHILHPAEESLDYILRKEGNFSIWLDAMERIKGIQPQMYDQFKRANSSCTYFVPSDKAFKQLGNAKLQKLLEDRNYLTKTLQNHIVDNMLLAESFMPDLQYTVRTKGNPINIMRKNNRILVNDATLVKSDILNKAGVAHEINSVLLPDQCPNGHRRIHDGPFVRKACH, from the exons ATGTTCAGtgaaattataacgaaaatattcatatcatTAACGGTGTTTAATATAGTTTATGCGTATCAAGGAAATTCTTGGTGGAAGGTTGATAATTCGCAAAGACAAGG ACCTAACGTATGCGCCGTAGAAGTAAACGATGACATAAGCTATGCTTATTACACTGAAAGCAAACAGTGGAATCCTCGAAAAATTTGTGGCAAGCCTAC ATTCGTAAGATACGAATGCTGCGCAGGATATTATAGAGTTCCTGGGTATCTTGGATGCACAGGAG TAAAACCATTAATAAATCTCATAGAAACAACGCGACGAGTGGGTGCtatgaaatttgcaaaattaatcgaaagttcgtccttCGCGGAAGAATTGATCGGTGGACCACCCTTAACATTATTCGTACCATCCGACGATGCTTTTGAT CACTACTTAAAAGTAAAAGGTATTCACCAAGAATACGACGGTAACagatatgtaaatttaatcgCGAATCATATAATAGACAGACGCGTATTATCAAATCAATGGCAAGCAAATCTTTTAATTCCATCGCGATTACAAGGAAACGTTTTAAGAATCAACAAATTTTCCAGTGGA ATGGAAACAGTGAATTGCCATCGAATTATTCGCAAGGATCAAGTTGCCACTAATGGAGTTGTGCATGTTATCGACGGAGTTTTGGATCTTGCTTTGGCACAAAATTCAGACATAATTGAGCTCGCTTCTAGGGACGGTagattcgaaatatttacaaaagcCCTTAAAAATAGCGAGTTAGGAAATAGAATTAGATTCAGTGAAATACCCTGTACTATTTTTGCACCCACGGATCAAGCTTTTCATCATATTCCTAAAAGACAATTGACCGATATGTTGGAAAACCCGACAGCATTAAATG CATTAATTGCTCATCATATCGTAACGCATCCTGTATGCGTGCCAAATATAATTTCGGAATATCATGCAAGCACGATGCAACGACAagaactaaaattaaattgcggTCCGTATGGACCCATCGTAGACaatgtaaatataagaaatgaaatgtatCATGGAAAAAATGGATTACTTTACGTTGTTGATCGTGTGTTACTTCCGGATCGAG CTAAAACTATCTTGGATGTGATCAAGGAGGaaggattatttaaatttttagaaataattaaaacagctGAATTGGAAGAAAGTTTGAGACATTTGAAACACTTCACAATGTTTGCTCCCTCTGAGACAGCAatgtatt CTCTATCAAATCAGAAACTTGTAGAATTGCAAAGAAATCAAAAGAGTGCTCGGAACTTTGTTCTTAATCATATAGTTAGGGGAACGTATTTCACCGATGAAATTAGTAGCAATCAA ATCGCTAGAACGCTTGAAATAGGAGTTCCATTACGCTTCCAAGTTTATCGTGGTAATTTTGGAATAGAGAACGCATTAATTATGAAAGCTGATAGAGAATGCAGCAATGGCgttttacacgttataagtCACATTTTACATCCTGCAGAAGAATCTTTAGATTATATTTTGAGAAAAGAAGGCAATTTCAG TATTTGGTTAGACGCTATGGAAAGAATTAAAGGCATTCAACCACAAATGTATGACCAATTTAAGCGCGCGAATTCTTCGTGTACATATTTCGTTCCTTCGGATAAAGCATTTAAACAGCTAGGAAATGCCAAACttcaaaaattattggaaGACAGGAACTATCTAACAAAG ACACTACAAAATCATATTGTGGATAATATGTTACTTGCTGAAAGCTTCATGCCAGATTTACAGTATACCGTCAGAACTAAAGGAAACCCGATAAATATTATGAGAAAAAATAACAGGATTTTG gTAAATGATGCCACTCTTGTAAAGAGCGACATTTTGAATAAAGCTGGAGTTGCACACGAGATAAACTCTGTATTACTACCTGATCAGTGTCCTAATGGTCACAGAAGAATACACGATGGACCATTTGTAAGAAAAGCTTGTcattaa
- the LOC122574416 gene encoding periostin-like isoform X2, with translation MNVEGASRPNVCAVEVNDDISYAYYTESKQWNPRKICGKPTFVRYECCAGYYRVPGYLGCTGVKPLINLIETTRRVGAMKFAKLIESSSFAEELIGGPPLTLFVPSDDAFDHYLKVKGIHQEYDGNRYVNLIANHIIDRRVLSNQWQANLLIPSRLQGNVLRINKFSSGMETVNCHRIIRKDQVATNGVVHVIDGVLDLALAQNSDIIELASRDGRFEIFTKALKNSELGNRIRFSEIPCTIFAPTDQAFHHIPKRQLTDMLENPTALNALIAHHIVTHPVCVPNIISEYHASTMQRQELKLNCGPYGPIVDNVNIRNEMYHGKNGLLYVVDRVLLPDRAKTILDVIKEEGLFKFLEIIKTAELEESLRHLKHFTMFAPSETAMYSLSNQKLVELQRNQKSARNFVLNHIVRGTYFTDEISSNQIARTLEIGVPLRFQVYRGNFGIENALIMKADRECSNGVLHVISHILHPAEESLDYILRKEGNFSIWLDAMERIKGIQPQMYDQFKRANSSCTYFVPSDKAFKQLGNAKLQKLLEDRNYLTKTLQNHIVDNMLLAESFMPDLQYTVRTKGNPINIMRKNNRILVNDATLVKSDILNKAGVAHEINSVLLPDQCPNGHRRIHDGPFVRKACH, from the exons atgaaTGTCGAAGGCGCTTCAAG ACCTAACGTATGCGCCGTAGAAGTAAACGATGACATAAGCTATGCTTATTACACTGAAAGCAAACAGTGGAATCCTCGAAAAATTTGTGGCAAGCCTAC ATTCGTAAGATACGAATGCTGCGCAGGATATTATAGAGTTCCTGGGTATCTTGGATGCACAGGAG TAAAACCATTAATAAATCTCATAGAAACAACGCGACGAGTGGGTGCtatgaaatttgcaaaattaatcgaaagttcgtccttCGCGGAAGAATTGATCGGTGGACCACCCTTAACATTATTCGTACCATCCGACGATGCTTTTGAT CACTACTTAAAAGTAAAAGGTATTCACCAAGAATACGACGGTAACagatatgtaaatttaatcgCGAATCATATAATAGACAGACGCGTATTATCAAATCAATGGCAAGCAAATCTTTTAATTCCATCGCGATTACAAGGAAACGTTTTAAGAATCAACAAATTTTCCAGTGGA ATGGAAACAGTGAATTGCCATCGAATTATTCGCAAGGATCAAGTTGCCACTAATGGAGTTGTGCATGTTATCGACGGAGTTTTGGATCTTGCTTTGGCACAAAATTCAGACATAATTGAGCTCGCTTCTAGGGACGGTagattcgaaatatttacaaaagcCCTTAAAAATAGCGAGTTAGGAAATAGAATTAGATTCAGTGAAATACCCTGTACTATTTTTGCACCCACGGATCAAGCTTTTCATCATATTCCTAAAAGACAATTGACCGATATGTTGGAAAACCCGACAGCATTAAATG CATTAATTGCTCATCATATCGTAACGCATCCTGTATGCGTGCCAAATATAATTTCGGAATATCATGCAAGCACGATGCAACGACAagaactaaaattaaattgcggTCCGTATGGACCCATCGTAGACaatgtaaatataagaaatgaaatgtatCATGGAAAAAATGGATTACTTTACGTTGTTGATCGTGTGTTACTTCCGGATCGAG CTAAAACTATCTTGGATGTGATCAAGGAGGaaggattatttaaatttttagaaataattaaaacagctGAATTGGAAGAAAGTTTGAGACATTTGAAACACTTCACAATGTTTGCTCCCTCTGAGACAGCAatgtatt CTCTATCAAATCAGAAACTTGTAGAATTGCAAAGAAATCAAAAGAGTGCTCGGAACTTTGTTCTTAATCATATAGTTAGGGGAACGTATTTCACCGATGAAATTAGTAGCAATCAA ATCGCTAGAACGCTTGAAATAGGAGTTCCATTACGCTTCCAAGTTTATCGTGGTAATTTTGGAATAGAGAACGCATTAATTATGAAAGCTGATAGAGAATGCAGCAATGGCgttttacacgttataagtCACATTTTACATCCTGCAGAAGAATCTTTAGATTATATTTTGAGAAAAGAAGGCAATTTCAG TATTTGGTTAGACGCTATGGAAAGAATTAAAGGCATTCAACCACAAATGTATGACCAATTTAAGCGCGCGAATTCTTCGTGTACATATTTCGTTCCTTCGGATAAAGCATTTAAACAGCTAGGAAATGCCAAACttcaaaaattattggaaGACAGGAACTATCTAACAAAG ACACTACAAAATCATATTGTGGATAATATGTTACTTGCTGAAAGCTTCATGCCAGATTTACAGTATACCGTCAGAACTAAAGGAAACCCGATAAATATTATGAGAAAAAATAACAGGATTTTG gTAAATGATGCCACTCTTGTAAAGAGCGACATTTTGAATAAAGCTGGAGTTGCACACGAGATAAACTCTGTATTACTACCTGATCAGTGTCCTAATGGTCACAGAAGAATACACGATGGACCATTTGTAAGAAAAGCTTGTcattaa
- the LOC122574464 gene encoding ER membrane protein complex subunit 6 — protein sequence MLGKIKTKQEKGEIIAYSESAVVNNAAVVEYCRISMAALSGGTAGLLGLTGLYGFGFYIFAVFGLWAMLLLKAGGQWKKYFISRRNLLTSGFFGGLFTYVLFWTFLYGMVHVY from the exons ATGTtgggaaaaattaaaacaaaacagGAGAAAGGAG agATTATTGCATATAGCGAATCAGCTGTTGTAAATAATGCTGCTGTGGTAGAATACTGTAGGATATCAATGGCAGCATTATCAGGAGGCACAGCTGGTTTATTAGGATTAACTGGATTATATGGTTTTGGTTTCTACATTTTTGCTGTATTTGGATTATGg GCAATGTTATTGTTAAAAGCTGGAGGtcaatggaaaaaatattttataagtagACGAAATCTTTTAACTAGTGGATTTTTTGGGGGCCTTTTT ACATATGTACTGTTTTGGAC atttttatatgGTATGGTACATGTATACTGA
- the LOC122574430 gene encoding 5'-nucleotidase domain-containing protein 1, whose product MIKSWHLLYKSLASYSQVQSILWYNTGDKLKFFTHFRTHINLKYYSTTASITPSTQVNMSAFKFLDYDCIGFDLDNTLLRYNVTNMVHLIYETLANYLVTEKGYNSKYLLKPLEDKDLDFMQKGLFLDFERGNILRINADGIIQRACHGSNLLSTEEIKKIYPGQRWEATDAFCNDMLSTWNGPLSMKMRSLLDYFDVPSSLIFARLIDTLDEEQEGPLNAYNVWPNMLDGLIEMFNRDHFKMNRGYFFPSLRENPHKYMYKCTARTITWLQELKRHRITFLITGSNVDFVDFNATYALGEDWKSLFDIVICYAKKPAFFIEKRPFLDIVNNEEGNNIIESKDLKQGGIYSQGNWEGLTEFLENVSGKQNPRYVYIGDNLLQDIYVPNSYVQCDTVAVIEEQMSEGMVHQNLSHPDEKVLNSTFWGSYFCLKDPNINMDSLWGHVIKKYSKLCIPGVDLIAQQPLEESYLCFYKDGKKYDGYYPAVPLSISMF is encoded by the coding sequence ATGATAAAATCTTGGCATCTGCTTTACAAATCATTAGCATCTTATTCACAAGTGCAAAGTATTTTGTGGTATAATACTGgtgacaaattaaaatttttcacacaTTTTCGGACtcatataaatttgaaatattattctacaaCAGCCTCAATTACTCCATCAACACAAGTCAACATGAGTGCATTTAAGTTCCTTGATTATGACTGTATTGGATTTGATTTAGACAATAcacttttacgttataatgtgacAAACATGGTACACTTGATATATGAAACTTTAGCCAATTATTTAGTTACAGAAAAGGGGTACAACtccaaatatttgttaaagcCATTAGAAGATAAAGATTTAGATTTTATGCAAAAAGGATTATTCTTAGATTTTGAAAGAGGAAATATACTTAGAATAAATGCTGATGGTATAATTCAAAGAGCATGTCATGGAAGTAATCTATTAAGTACTGAAGAAATCAAAAAGATATACCCTGGGCAGAGATGGGAGGCTACAGATGCTTTTTGTAATGACATGTTATCCACATGGAATGGTCCTTTATCAATGAAAATGAGAAGTTTGTTAGATTATTTTGATGTTCCTTCATCTCTTATTTTTGCAAGATTAATAGATACACTTGACGAAGAACAAGAAGGACCTTTGAATGCATATAATGTTTGGCCTAACATGTTGGATGGATTGATTGAAATGTTTAACAGAGatcattttaaaatgaacAGAGGGTACTTCTTTCCTAGCCTCAGAGAGAATCctcataaatatatgtataaatgtactGCAAGAACTATAACTTGGCTTCAAGAATTAAAAAGACATCGTATTACTTTCCTTATCACTGGATCAAATGTTgattttgttgattttaatGCTACTTATGCTCTTGGAGAAGATTGGAAATCTCTATTTgatattgtaatttgttatGCAAAGAAACCtgctttttttattgaaaaacgtCCTTTTCttgatattgtaaataatgaaGAAGGTAATAATATCATAGAAAGTAAAGATTTAAAACAAGGTGGTATATATAGCCAAGGTAATTGGGAAGGACTTACCGAATTCCTTGAAAATGTATCTGGAAAACAAAATCCtcgttatgtatatattggtGATAATCttttgcaagatatttatgtaCCAAATTCATATGTACAATGTGATACAGTAGCTGTAATTGAGGAACAAATGTCTGAGGGAATGGTTCATCAAAATTTATCACATCCCGatgaaaaagtattaaattcaACATTTTGGGGctcttatttttgtttaaaagatCCTAACATTAATATGGACTCATTATGGGGacatgttataaaaaaatactcaAAGCTTTGCATTCCTGGTGTAGATTTAATAGCTCAACAGCCATTAGAAGAATCTTacttatgtttttataaagatggaaagaaatatGATGGATATTATCCTGCAGTACCGCTTAGTATATCTAtgttttaa
- the LOC122574479 gene encoding uncharacterized protein LOC122574479, giving the protein MEAVKKAKERFRKYPIVIAQCHESGAKYAACVLAKSNLQKGDCESEFKEFKTCLMRAAAKNNTKL; this is encoded by the coding sequence ATGGAAGCCGtgaaaaaagcaaaagaacgATTTAGAAAGTACCCAATTGTCATTGCGCAATGCCATGAATCTGGAGCTAAGTATGCTGCATGTGTATTAGCAAAGTCTAATTTGCAAAAAGGCGACTGTGAAAGTGAGTTTAAGGAATTTAAGACGTGCCTAATGAGAGCTGCtgcaaaaaataatacaaaactataa
- the LOC122574471 gene encoding cx9C motif-containing protein 4, giving the protein MTTADPCKKFACKLQQCLQDNVYQPSRCEYVIEELRQCCIKHSAISLVCDGIDTSKPYEHNTVDYRKAQK; this is encoded by the exons ATGACGACTGCTGATCCATGTAAAAAGTTTGCATGTAAATTACAGCAGTGTTTACAAG ACAACGTCTATCAACCATCACGGTGTGAGTACGTTATAGAGGAATTAAGACAGTGTTGTATAAAACATTCTGCTATTTCGTTAGTCTGTGATGGTATAGATACCTCCAAACCATACGAACATAATACAGTCGATTAC AGAAAAGctcagaaataa